Proteins encoded within one genomic window of Nonomuraea gerenzanensis:
- a CDS encoding FHA domain-containing protein yields MEGPFIRIEDTGEVVPLRPEITTVGRGRGVDIRLTDPSVSRLHAEFVRRGPYLYVVDLGLSRNGTRVNGRPIARRVLDDGDVVSFGAARGRIGGVPREDFTPEVELRRAAAPELTRREVDVLTSLCRPALSDEAFVAPATAREIADDLVVTEAAVKQHLLRLYQKFRIPEGTNRRTRLANEVVALGLVRPTPVVPPQRASGNSAEQPSAAGRRAS; encoded by the coding sequence GTGGAGGGGCCGTTCATACGCATCGAGGACACTGGCGAGGTGGTCCCGTTGCGCCCCGAGATCACGACGGTCGGAAGGGGCCGGGGTGTTGACATCCGGCTCACCGACCCCAGCGTGTCTCGACTCCATGCCGAGTTCGTCAGACGAGGACCCTACCTGTATGTCGTGGACCTGGGCTTGTCCAGGAACGGCACCCGGGTGAACGGCAGGCCGATCGCCCGGAGGGTCCTTGACGACGGCGACGTCGTCTCGTTCGGCGCGGCACGGGGTCGCATCGGTGGAGTCCCCCGAGAGGACTTCACCCCCGAGGTCGAGCTGCGCAGAGCGGCCGCGCCCGAGCTGACCAGGCGCGAGGTCGATGTGCTGACCTCGCTCTGCAGGCCGGCGCTGTCGGACGAGGCGTTCGTCGCTCCGGCGACCGCTCGCGAGATCGCCGACGACCTGGTCGTGACGGAGGCCGCGGTCAAGCAGCACCTGCTGCGGCTCTACCAGAAGTTCAGGATCCCCGAGGGCACCAACCGGCGCACCCGGCTGGCCAACGAGGTCGTGGCGCTCGGTCTGGTGCGCCCGACCCCTGTGGTCCCGCCACAGCGCGCGTCGGGCAACTCGGCCGAGCAGCCATCGGCGGCCGGGCGCAGGGCGTCCTAG
- a CDS encoding citrate/2-methylcitrate synthase, whose protein sequence is MADKPTKGLADVVAASTALSDIDGKAGRLFYRGYDIHDLAGRATFEETAHLLQRGKLPTRSELDEYGAELARGRELGALVSANIAEIAEKQKPMEALRSLVSLSGADDPDKDSIAPDANLRKAARLVAQQPLLVARYHAARTGSEVPEPDPSLSIAANFLLQVTGRTPGPREVEIFDECLVLHADHTMNASTFAARVCAATLSDMHSAIVAAIGTLKGPLHGGANEQVMKTLESLSPGGVAQAVRDKLAAGEKIMGFGHRVYKTEDPRATHLRRMSAELGESSGDDTYYRMSKEMEEVVFETKGLYPNVDFYAASVYHYLGIPTDLFTPVFSISRMSGWTAHVIEQHADNRLIRPDSEYIGETDQKWKPLEER, encoded by the coding sequence ATGGCGGACAAGCCCACGAAAGGTCTGGCCGATGTCGTCGCGGCGTCCACAGCGCTGAGTGACATCGACGGAAAGGCCGGTCGCCTGTTCTACCGTGGATACGACATCCACGACCTGGCCGGCCGCGCAACGTTCGAGGAGACCGCACACCTGCTCCAGCGTGGCAAGCTGCCCACCCGCTCCGAGCTCGACGAGTACGGCGCCGAGCTGGCGCGAGGCCGGGAGCTGGGCGCCCTGGTGTCCGCGAACATCGCCGAGATCGCCGAGAAGCAGAAACCCATGGAGGCGCTGCGCTCGCTGGTCTCCCTGTCGGGCGCCGACGACCCCGACAAGGACTCCATCGCGCCCGACGCCAACCTGCGCAAGGCGGCCAGGCTGGTCGCCCAGCAGCCGCTGCTCGTCGCCCGCTACCACGCCGCCCGCACCGGCTCCGAGGTCCCCGAGCCGGACCCCTCGCTGAGCATCGCCGCGAACTTCCTGCTCCAGGTCACCGGCCGCACGCCCGGCCCGCGCGAGGTCGAGATCTTCGACGAGTGCCTGGTGCTGCACGCCGACCACACGATGAACGCCTCCACCTTCGCCGCCCGCGTGTGCGCCGCGACCCTGTCGGACATGCACTCCGCCATCGTCGCCGCCATCGGCACCCTCAAGGGCCCGCTGCACGGCGGGGCGAACGAGCAGGTCATGAAGACCCTGGAGTCGCTGTCGCCGGGTGGAGTGGCCCAGGCCGTGCGCGACAAGCTCGCCGCCGGCGAGAAGATCATGGGCTTCGGGCACCGCGTCTACAAGACGGAGGACCCGCGGGCCACGCATTTGCGTAGGATGTCGGCCGAGCTGGGTGAGTCCAGCGGCGACGACACGTACTACCGGATGTCCAAGGAGATGGAGGAAGTCGTCTTCGAGACCAAGGGTCTCTACCCCAACGTCGACTTCTACGCCGCCTCGGTCTACCACTACCTGGGCATCCCGACCGACCTGTTCACGCCGGTCTTCTCCATCAGCCGCATGTCCGGCTGGACGGCTCACGTGATCGAGCAGCACGCCGACAACCGGCTGATCCGCCCCGACAGTGAGTACATCGGTGAGACCGACCAGAAGTGGAAGCCACTAGAAGAGCGTTGA
- a CDS encoding DUF3017 domain-containing protein, whose amino-acid sequence MSHNGTEQRESWGPYPLILAGAAVGMLVAFIADPRWGGFVLGAVIMVAAALRFAGYGGQLALRSKKIDVITLSVFGFVLVLTSLLLDNNELKALILSLFAP is encoded by the coding sequence TTGAGCCACAACGGGACTGAACAGCGCGAGAGCTGGGGGCCGTACCCGCTGATCCTGGCGGGTGCGGCCGTCGGCATGCTCGTGGCCTTCATCGCCGACCCGCGCTGGGGCGGGTTCGTGCTGGGCGCCGTCATCATGGTCGCCGCCGCGCTGCGCTTCGCCGGGTACGGCGGGCAGCTCGCGCTGAGGAGCAAGAAGATCGACGTCATCACGCTGTCCGTCTTCGGATTCGTGCTGGTCCTGACCTCGCTCCTGCTCGACAACAACGAGCTGAAGGCGCTCATCCTGTCCCTTTTCGCACCGTGA
- a CDS encoding NADP-dependent isocitrate dehydrogenase has translation MPKIKVEGPVVELDGDEMTRIIWQFIKDQLILPYLDVDLKYYDLGIEHRDATDDQVTIDAANAIKKYGVGVKCATITPDEARVEEFGLKKMWKSPNGTIRNILGGVIFREPIIMSNVPRLVPGWTKPIVVGRHAFGDQYRATDLKIPGEGTLTLTYTPKDGSEPIELDVYDFPGSGIAMAMYNLDESIRDFARASMRYGLNRGYPVYLSTKNTILKAYDGRFKDIFAEVFETEFKEEFDKAGLTYEHRLIDDMVAAALKWEGGYVWAAKNYDGDVQSDTVAQGFGSLGLMTSVLMTPDGQTVEAEAAHGTVTRHYRQHQQGNPTSTNPIASIFAWTRGLAHRGKLDNTPAVTDFANTLEQVCVETVEGGQMTKDLALLVGGDAKWLTTQDFLAALDENLKKKMSA, from the coding sequence ATGCCCAAGATCAAGGTGGAGGGCCCCGTCGTCGAGCTTGACGGCGACGAGATGACCCGGATCATCTGGCAGTTCATCAAGGACCAGCTGATCCTTCCCTACCTCGACGTCGACCTGAAGTACTACGACCTCGGCATCGAGCACCGAGACGCCACGGACGACCAGGTCACCATCGACGCCGCGAACGCCATCAAGAAGTACGGCGTCGGTGTGAAGTGCGCCACCATCACCCCGGACGAGGCGCGCGTCGAGGAGTTCGGACTCAAGAAGATGTGGAAGTCCCCCAACGGGACCATCCGCAACATCCTCGGCGGCGTCATCTTCCGCGAGCCGATCATCATGTCGAACGTCCCGCGGCTCGTCCCCGGCTGGACCAAGCCGATCGTCGTCGGCCGTCACGCCTTCGGCGACCAGTACCGCGCGACCGACCTGAAGATCCCCGGTGAGGGCACGCTGACCCTGACGTACACCCCCAAGGACGGCTCCGAGCCGATCGAGCTCGACGTGTACGACTTCCCCGGCAGCGGCATCGCGATGGCGATGTACAACCTGGACGAGTCGATCCGCGACTTCGCCCGCGCCTCGATGCGTTACGGCCTCAACCGCGGCTACCCGGTCTACCTCTCCACGAAGAACACCATCCTCAAGGCGTACGACGGCCGCTTCAAGGACATCTTCGCCGAGGTCTTCGAGACCGAGTTCAAGGAGGAGTTCGACAAGGCCGGTCTGACCTACGAGCACCGCCTCATCGACGACATGGTCGCCGCGGCGCTGAAGTGGGAGGGCGGCTACGTCTGGGCCGCCAAGAACTACGACGGCGACGTCCAGTCCGACACGGTCGCCCAGGGCTTCGGCTCGCTCGGCCTGATGACCTCGGTCCTGATGACCCCCGACGGCCAGACCGTCGAGGCCGAGGCCGCGCACGGCACCGTCACCCGCCACTACCGCCAGCACCAGCAGGGCAACCCCACCTCCACCAACCCGATCGCCTCGATCTTCGCGTGGACGCGTGGCCTGGCCCACCGCGGCAAGCTCGACAACACCCCCGCGGTGACGGACTTCGCCAACACGCTGGAGCAGGTCTGCGTCGAGACCGTCGAGGGCGGTCAGATGACCAAGGACCTCGCGCTCCTCGTCGGCGGCGACGCCAAGTGGCTCACCACTCAGGACTTCCTGGCGGCTCTCGACGAGAACCTCAAGAAGAAGATGTCGGCCTAA